The proteins below come from a single Streptomyces sp. B3I8 genomic window:
- a CDS encoding response regulator transcription factor has translation MSVLLEQPASLVAYRPNKPTAMVVVADPRVRSTVTRHLWALGVRDVIEASSVAEARPRIGNPRDICVADVHLPDGSGLTLLSETRAAGWPNGLALSAADDIGAVRNALAGGVKGYVVTGTRTNLGLPARPGVSPLGAAARMHRRPPGAPSHPGGYRELSGREVEVLRLVAEGQSNKAIGVSMGLSALTVKSHLARIARKLGTGDRAGMVAVALRTGIIH, from the coding sequence GTGTCCGTTCTCCTCGAGCAGCCCGCAAGCCTGGTCGCCTACCGCCCCAACAAGCCGACCGCCATGGTGGTCGTGGCCGACCCCCGGGTCCGTTCCACCGTCACCCGCCATCTGTGGGCGCTCGGAGTGCGTGACGTCATCGAGGCGTCGTCCGTGGCGGAGGCCCGTCCCCGAATCGGCAACCCGCGCGACATCTGCGTCGCCGACGTCCACCTCCCCGACGGCTCCGGCCTGACCCTGCTGTCGGAGACCCGCGCGGCCGGCTGGCCCAACGGTCTCGCCCTGTCCGCCGCCGACGACATCGGTGCCGTGCGCAACGCCCTGGCCGGAGGCGTCAAGGGGTACGTCGTCACCGGTACGCGCACCAACCTCGGGCTCCCCGCCCGCCCCGGTGTCTCCCCCCTCGGCGCCGCCGCCCGCATGCACCGCCGGCCCCCGGGTGCCCCGAGCCACCCGGGCGGCTACCGCGAGCTCTCCGGGCGCGAGGTCGAGGTGCTGCGCCTGGTCGCGGAGGGCCAGTCGAACAAGGCGATCGGCGTCTCCATGGGCCTGTCGGCGCTCACCGTCAAGAGCCACCTGGCCCGCATCGCCCGCAAGCTCGGCACGGGCGACCGGGCCGGCATGGTGGCGGTGGCCCTGCGCACCGGAATCATCCACTGA
- a CDS encoding DUF3000 domain-containing protein gives MDDATEENRKAVQTAPPPFRAAVEALRSARLRPEIEISATPAPRRLAPHAYALEAAVVEGEDDLADGRLVLLHDPAGHDAWQGTFRLVTLVRAELEPEMAADPLLPDVCWSWLTGALQGRGLSFGEPSGTVTRASSHYFGGLEQRPAASQIEMRASWTPREGLGGVPDTAAHLAAWGDLLCQVAGLPPTGPSDASVVSLPQRRGPQPR, from the coding sequence ATGGACGACGCGACGGAGGAGAACCGTAAAGCGGTGCAGACGGCCCCGCCCCCCTTCCGCGCGGCCGTCGAGGCACTGCGGTCCGCCCGGCTGCGGCCGGAGATCGAGATCTCCGCGACCCCGGCCCCCCGCCGGCTCGCCCCGCACGCCTACGCCCTGGAGGCCGCCGTCGTCGAGGGCGAGGACGACCTGGCCGACGGCCGCCTGGTCCTCCTGCACGACCCGGCGGGGCACGACGCCTGGCAGGGCACCTTCCGCCTGGTGACCCTCGTCCGCGCGGAACTGGAACCGGAGATGGCCGCCGACCCGCTGCTGCCGGACGTGTGCTGGTCCTGGCTGACCGGTGCGCTCCAGGGGCGCGGCCTGTCGTTCGGGGAGCCCAGCGGCACGGTCACCCGCGCCAGTTCGCACTACTTCGGCGGTCTCGAACAGCGGCCCGCCGCCTCCCAGATCGAGATGCGCGCCTCCTGGACGCCCCGCGAGGGCCTCGGCGGGGTCCCCGACACCGCCGCGCACCTCGCGGCCTGGGGCGATCTGCTCTGCCAGGTCGCCGGCCTGCCGCCGACCGGCCCGTCCGACGCCTCCGTGGTGAGCCTCCCGCAGCGCAGGGGCCCCCAGCCCCGCTGA
- the hemE gene encoding uroporphyrinogen decarboxylase: protein MTGGQPSAIDPAVKDSAFLRACRREPVPHTPVWFMRQAGRSLPEYHKVRAGIPMLEACAMPELVAEITLQPVRRHHVDAAVFYSDIVVPLKAIGVDLDIKPGVGPVVAQPIRTRADLAQLRDLTPEDVTYVTEAMGILVRELGPTPLIGFAGAPFTLASYLVEGGPSRNHEHTKALMYGDPQLWADLLDRLAEITSAFLKVQIAAGASAVQLFDSWVGALAPADYRRSVLPASAKVLESVAGLGVPRIHFGAGTGELLGLLGEAGADVVGVDWRVPLDEAARRVGPGTALQGNLDPAILFAPTAAVEAKAQEVLDAAAGLEGHVFNLGHGVLPATDPDALTRLVEYVHTHTAR, encoded by the coding sequence GTGACGGGCGGCCAGCCGTCAGCGATCGACCCCGCCGTCAAGGACTCCGCCTTCCTGAGGGCGTGCCGACGCGAACCCGTGCCGCACACCCCCGTGTGGTTCATGCGCCAGGCCGGCCGCTCCCTACCGGAGTACCACAAGGTGCGCGCGGGCATCCCGATGCTGGAAGCCTGCGCCATGCCCGAGCTGGTCGCGGAGATCACCCTCCAACCGGTCCGCCGGCACCACGTCGACGCGGCGGTCTTCTACAGCGACATCGTCGTCCCGCTGAAGGCGATCGGCGTCGACCTGGACATCAAGCCCGGCGTCGGCCCCGTCGTGGCCCAGCCGATCCGCACCCGCGCGGACCTCGCCCAGCTGCGTGACCTCACCCCCGAGGACGTCACCTACGTCACCGAGGCCATGGGCATCCTCGTCCGCGAGCTCGGCCCGACCCCGCTCATCGGCTTCGCCGGCGCCCCCTTCACCCTCGCCAGCTACCTCGTGGAGGGCGGCCCGTCCCGCAACCACGAGCACACCAAGGCGCTCATGTACGGCGACCCGCAGCTCTGGGCCGACCTGCTGGACCGCCTCGCGGAGATCACCTCCGCCTTCCTGAAGGTCCAGATCGCGGCCGGCGCCTCGGCCGTCCAGCTCTTCGACTCCTGGGTCGGTGCCCTCGCCCCCGCGGACTACCGCCGCTCCGTGCTCCCCGCCTCCGCGAAGGTGCTGGAGTCCGTCGCCGGGCTCGGCGTCCCGCGCATCCACTTCGGCGCCGGCACCGGCGAGCTGCTCGGCCTGCTCGGCGAGGCCGGCGCGGACGTCGTCGGCGTCGACTGGCGCGTCCCGCTCGACGAGGCCGCCCGCCGTGTCGGCCCCGGCACGGCGCTCCAGGGCAACCTGGACCCGGCGATCCTGTTCGCACCGACCGCGGCCGTCGAGGCCAAGGCACAGGAGGTGCTGGACGCGGCCGCCGGTCTGGAGGGCCACGTCTTCAACCTCGGCCACGGCGTGCTCCCGGCCACCGACCCGGACGCGCTGACCCGCCTCGTGGAGTACGTCCACACGCACACCGCGCGCTGA
- a CDS encoding rhomboid family intramembrane serine protease has product MVIPVHDVNPARRTPYVTYTLIAADFLVFLFMPGLSGSVAGQSDLSQLCHLHAFLDHYAVVPRELIHHQMPHLVPTGDVAAGPHGAGCLAAPPDYDKSPPLSVLTAMFLHGSWLHLLGNMLFLYIFGNNIEDRLGHVRFTLFYLVCGYAAAYGYALVNESSGDPLIGASGAIAGVLGAYLVLYPRARVWVLVPFLIFLPLRLPAWMVLGFWFVLQAVYSSGGGVSDAGTVAYAAHVVGFLVGMALAWPLRPGTPPPPEPRRLLFGRQARHTW; this is encoded by the coding sequence GTGGTGATCCCCGTCCATGACGTCAACCCGGCACGCCGCACGCCCTACGTGACGTACACGCTGATCGCGGCCGACTTCCTGGTGTTCCTGTTCATGCCCGGCCTGTCGGGCTCGGTGGCCGGGCAGAGCGACCTGTCGCAGCTGTGCCACCTGCACGCGTTCCTGGACCACTACGCGGTGGTGCCCAGAGAGCTGATCCACCACCAGATGCCGCACCTGGTGCCGACGGGCGACGTCGCCGCCGGGCCGCACGGCGCGGGCTGTCTGGCGGCGCCGCCGGACTACGACAAGTCGCCGCCGCTGTCGGTGCTCACGGCGATGTTCCTGCACGGCAGCTGGCTGCACCTGCTGGGCAACATGCTGTTCCTGTACATCTTCGGCAACAACATCGAGGACCGCCTCGGACACGTCAGGTTCACGCTGTTCTACCTGGTGTGCGGTTACGCGGCGGCGTACGGCTACGCGCTGGTCAACGAGAGCTCGGGCGACCCGCTGATCGGGGCGTCGGGGGCGATCGCCGGGGTGCTGGGCGCTTATCTGGTGCTGTATCCGAGGGCCAGGGTCTGGGTCCTCGTACCCTTCCTGATCTTCCTGCCGCTGCGGCTGCCCGCGTGGATGGTGCTGGGCTTCTGGTTCGTGCTGCAGGCGGTGTACTCCTCCGGCGGCGGCGTCTCCGACGCGGGCACGGTGGCGTACGCGGCCCACGTGGTCGGCTTCCTCGTCGGCATGGCGCTGGCCTGGCCGCTGCGGCCGGGCACCCCGCCGCCGCCGGAGCCGCGCCGGCTGCTGTTCGGCAGGCAGGCGCGGCACACCTGGTGA
- a CDS encoding FAD-dependent oxidoreductase: MSTSATGPDRGGRERMVVIGGDAAGMSAASQARRLRDPERLEIVAFERGHFTSFSACGIPYWVGGDVTDRDQLIARSPEEHRARDIDLRMRTEVTEIDVAGARVRARDVDSGAESWTSYDKLVIATGARPVRPELPGMDARGVHGVQTLDDGQALLDTLATTRGRRAVVVGAGYIGVEMAEALINRGYEVTVLNRGTEPMATLDPDMGRLVHDAMEGMGITMVNGAEVTEVLTDADGRVRGVVAGSPGGSGKTEYPADVVVLGIGVRPETTLAEAAGLPLGAHGGLLTDLAMRVRGHENIWAGGDCVEVLDLVSGSERHIALGTHANKHGQVIGTNAGGGYATFPGVVGTAVSKVCELEIARTGLREKDARRAGLHYVTVTIESSSRAGYYPGAAPMTVKMLAERRTGRLLGTQIVGREGAAKRVDVAAVALTAGMTVEQMTALDLGYAPPFSPVWDPVLVAARKATAAVRQQGA, from the coding sequence ATGAGTACGAGTGCCACGGGCCCGGACAGGGGCGGCAGGGAACGCATGGTCGTGATCGGCGGCGACGCGGCGGGCATGTCCGCCGCGTCGCAGGCGCGCCGTCTGCGGGACCCGGAGCGGCTGGAGATCGTGGCCTTCGAGCGCGGCCACTTCACGTCGTTCTCGGCGTGCGGCATCCCGTACTGGGTGGGCGGCGACGTCACCGACCGGGACCAGTTGATCGCCCGCAGCCCGGAGGAGCACCGGGCCCGCGACATCGACCTGCGGATGCGCACCGAGGTCACGGAGATCGACGTCGCGGGCGCCAGGGTCCGCGCGCGGGACGTGGACTCGGGGGCCGAATCCTGGACGTCGTACGACAAGCTGGTGATCGCCACGGGCGCCCGCCCCGTCCGACCGGAGCTGCCCGGCATGGACGCGCGCGGGGTGCACGGGGTGCAGACCCTGGACGACGGCCAGGCCCTGCTGGACACGCTCGCCACGACGCGGGGCCGGCGCGCGGTGGTGGTCGGCGCCGGGTACATCGGCGTGGAGATGGCCGAGGCGCTCATCAACCGCGGCTACGAGGTGACCGTCCTCAACCGCGGCACGGAACCGATGGCCACGCTCGACCCCGACATGGGCCGCCTGGTGCACGACGCCATGGAGGGCATGGGCATCACCATGGTGAACGGCGCCGAGGTGACCGAGGTGCTCACCGACGCCGACGGCCGGGTCCGGGGTGTGGTGGCCGGAAGCCCGGGGGGTTCCGGGAAGACGGAGTACCCGGCGGACGTGGTGGTGCTCGGCATCGGCGTACGCCCCGAGACGACGCTGGCGGAGGCCGCCGGACTGCCGCTGGGCGCGCATGGCGGACTGCTCACCGACCTCGCGATGCGGGTGCGCGGCCACGAGAACATCTGGGCGGGCGGCGACTGCGTCGAGGTCCTCGACCTGGTCTCGGGCAGCGAGCGGCACATCGCGCTCGGCACCCACGCCAACAAGCACGGCCAGGTCATCGGCACCAACGCGGGCGGCGGCTACGCCACGTTCCCGGGGGTCGTCGGCACGGCCGTGAGCAAGGTCTGCGAGCTGGAGATCGCCCGCACCGGGCTGCGCGAGAAGGACGCGCGGCGGGCGGGGCTGCACTATGTGACGGTCACCATCGAGTCGTCCAGCCGCGCGGGCTACTACCCGGGGGCGGCCCCCATGACGGTGAAGATGCTCGCCGAGCGCCGCACCGGCCGTCTGCTCGGCACGCAGATCGTCGGCCGCGAGGGGGCCGCCAAGCGGGTCGACGTCGCCGCGGTGGCGCTCACCGCGGGCATGACGGTCGAACAGATGACGGCGCTCGACCTGGGCTACGCGCCACCGTTCTCACCGGTGTGGGACCCGGTCCTGGTGGCGGCCCGCAAGGCCACCGCGGCGGTGCGGCAACAGGGCGCCTGA
- a CDS encoding DUF4349 domain-containing protein produces MHVTSQPTGHRSQPTGHRARTRPGIRPRPGTRPSGRLLAAALLTAALALAGCGAGPDTDSGGDKAAAPGAKAQRQGAAGSGDTAASRARKGAPEGTAKGAPKPAASSIVRTASLTVRVKDVPEALDTARTAAQDAGGFVGDESTRRDEDGSRHSRVVLRVPAEKCDEVLGELQGTGELLRRTAKAEDVTDQVVDVDSRVKSQRASVARIRALMDRATELSDVVSLESELGSREADLEALLAQQASLKDRVDLATITLSLTGTAAAKKAAADDDPGFLDALAGGWDVFLTLLRWIALTVGAALPFLAVLALGALVRQRVLRPRLRRRPVPAAPPAAPGTLPSAPPVRGGDD; encoded by the coding sequence CGTCCCGGCATCCGTCCCCGTCCCGGCACCCGTCCGTCCGGCCGGCTGCTCGCGGCGGCGCTGCTCACCGCCGCCCTCGCGCTGGCCGGCTGCGGCGCCGGCCCCGACACGGACTCGGGCGGCGACAAGGCGGCCGCCCCCGGGGCGAAGGCGCAGCGGCAGGGCGCGGCCGGCAGCGGCGACACCGCTGCGTCCCGAGCGCGGAAGGGGGCGCCGGAGGGGACCGCGAAGGGGGCGCCGAAGCCCGCCGCGAGCAGCATCGTGCGCACCGCCTCCCTCACCGTCCGGGTGAAGGACGTGCCCGAGGCCCTGGACACGGCGCGCACGGCCGCGCAGGACGCGGGCGGCTTCGTCGGCGACGAGAGCACGCGCCGGGACGAGGACGGCAGCCGGCACAGCCGCGTCGTGCTGCGCGTGCCGGCCGAGAAGTGCGACGAGGTCCTCGGGGAGCTGCAGGGCACCGGCGAGCTGCTGCGCCGCACCGCCAAGGCGGAGGACGTCACCGACCAGGTCGTCGACGTGGACAGCCGGGTGAAGTCGCAGCGGGCCAGCGTCGCCCGGATCCGCGCGCTGATGGACCGGGCGACCGAGCTGAGCGACGTCGTCAGCCTGGAGAGCGAACTCGGCAGTCGCGAGGCCGATCTGGAGGCACTCCTGGCCCAGCAGGCCTCCCTGAAGGACCGGGTGGACCTGGCCACCATCACGCTCTCCCTCACCGGGACCGCAGCGGCGAAGAAGGCGGCCGCGGACGACGACCCCGGCTTCCTGGACGCCCTCGCCGGCGGCTGGGACGTGTTCCTGACGCTGTTGCGGTGGATCGCCCTGACGGTCGGCGCGGCACTGCCGTTCCTGGCGGTGCTCGCCCTGGGAGCGCTGGTCCGGCAGCGGGTCCTCCGCCCGCGCCTGCGCCGCCGCCCGGTCCCGGCGGCGCCCCCCGCCGCCCCGGGCACCCTGCCGTCGGCACCTCCGGTGCGGGGCGGGGACGACTGA